The Candidatus Manganitrophaceae bacterium genome segment TCCCCGGGAAAGCTTTCAAGACCGCATCGACCTCGGTGCTCCCCGCTTTTTCCACCGCCGCCTTCCAGAGGAAAAGGCCGTTGTATCCCCAGAACATCGGATCATCGACCACCCGTTTGTCGCCGCCTGGAAGATTGTTCTTCTTGGCGTACTCTTTGAACCGCTTGATTAGATCTTTGTTCTCCGGCGTGTTGACCGTCTGGAAGTAGTTCCAGGCGGCGAGATGGCCGACGAGCGGTTTCGTGTCGAGACCGCGCAGCTCATCTTCCGCCACGCTGAACGACATTACCGGACAGTTCTCCGCCTTGACCCCGGTGTTCGCCAGCTCTTTGAACAGCGGCACGTTGGAGTCGCCGTTGACGGTGTTGATCACCGCCGCCTTGCCGCCGGCGCAGAACTGTTTGATCTTGGCGACGATCGTTTGATAATCCTGGTGATGGAACGGGGTGTACTCTTCCGCGATGTCCTTCTCGGCGATCCCTTTCTTTAGGAGCATCGCGCGGAGGATCTTGTTTGTGGTCCGAGGATAGACATAGTCGGTGCCGAGAAGATAAAATTTCTTCTTTTCTCCCCCCTCCTTGCTCAGGAAGTACTCGACCGCCGGAACGGCCTGTTGGTTGACCGCGGCGCCGGTGTAGACGATGTTTCGGGAGCACTCTTCCCCTTCATATTGGACCGGATAGAAAAGCAACCCGTTGTTCTTCTCGACGACCGGCAGGACCGATTTTCGGCTCACCGACGTCCAACAGCCGAAGATCACCGGGACTTTGTCTTGAACCAGAAGCTTCTTTGCCTTCTCGGCGAAGAGGTCCCAGTTGGAAGCGGGGTCTTCGACGACCGGCTCGATCTTCCGGCCGAGCACCCCCCCCTTGGCGTTGATTTCGTCAATTCCCATCATCATGATGTCTTTGATCGACTGCTCGCTGATCGCCATCGTTCCGCTCAGCGAGTGAAGGATGCCGACCTTGATCGGACTTTTGTCTTCACCGGCCGCGTCGGCGACCTTCCGGGCGGCGAACGTCCCGGCCGACCCGATTAGGGCCAGGGCCAGAAGCCAGACCGCCGGCCTGAGATACTTTTGTTTCCCAGACCTCGATTCACCTTTCTTTCTTTCATTCAACATTGCTTCCCCTCCCGTTATGCAGGTTATGTGTGGCCGATTTGGCCGATTTACAATTTAATAGACGCCTGGACCGGCCTGCTTCGTCGCTCTAGTACCTCCGGATCGGGGGGAGAGCTCTTCCCAGGACTTCCCCCCGAAATATATTCCAGAGGATAAAAAAAAATCGTGAAGGGTCGGGGTATCGTGCGCGAGAGCCCGAACCGCCAGACCCCGGCGGGAAAGAAGTGTTGCTCCCCAAAAGAGATCTCCTCCATCGACCGACCGAAATGCTGCAAGAAGCGGCAGCCGTTTCTCTTCCGGGCAGACGATATAAAGGGTGCCGAGGTGACTGAACCCCTCCATCACCCCGATCTCCTCCAGCGGACGCTCGGACGGGACGAGCTGAAAGTGCTCTTGAACCAGAATCCCCTCCCGGTCGGTGATCCGCAGCTGATTTTCATAAAAGCGGTACTCAAACGATTCTCCCCGGCCGAGCCGCCCCGGACCGAGCAGGTCGGCATAGAAGAGGAGGGTCCCCTCTTCCAACCGGATCTCGGTCTCCTGACGAAAAGCCGCCCCGGCATAAGGAAGCACCGGCTCCGCCCAATATTCGAGAACGGCCTCTGGACCGACGGAGAGGGTCGTCCGCTGCATTGCCTGGCCGGACGGCATGGTGTGAACGCGGGTCGCCGCCGGCGTCAGCACGACAGCATGGACCCCCTTCTCCAGCTGGAGCGAGATCTCGAGATGATCTCCCTCCAGCACCCCCGCCGTGGTGTTCAGAAGATAGAGATGGGCCGGCCCCTCCTCCCCTTCCGGGTAAAACGGCCGGATCATCCGAAGCGGGGCTTTTTGCCGAAGGACCCCGATTCCCGTCCGCTCCCCGTCGCGCTTCAAGGTGATCTCTAATAACCCTTGCATCGCTTCCCTTCTCGATTTGTTTAGAGCTGAAACTGAAGACCGAGTCTAAACCCGTCGACATCCGGGGCACCGGTGACGCTCTTATCCTTGTCTTTGAAGTAATCGAAGGAGATCCGGGCGTTGTGCCCGTTGATGATATAGCTCAGCTCCGCATCGACCCGGTTGTGATCGCCGGTGACCGGCCCTTCGTTTTTGAACTTTTGGTAACGGACCAATGGTTGAAATTGGCCTTGGAATGCCCCGGCCCCGACTTTCATCGGAAGAAGATAGCTGACCAACGCCAGATATCCCTTTCCTTCCGTCGCCACGCCATCATTATCATAATGATAGTAGGCCGCTTCAAAGGTTGGGACCCCGATCGCCCCCAGGTTCCGCTCTGCAAGGAAGTCGACGTTCCACCCGGTAAAATCCCCGGGAGTCGCCGCGGTTCCGACCGCATTCTTTTGGGTCATTCCGACCAAACCAAGGGCGAGAACATTCATGGCGCCATAATAGGTGCTGCTGTTGTAGTAGCCCGGCTCCGGATCCCACAGGTTCAGCGTCAGCCGACCTGCATAGAGAAGGTCATCCTTTTGATTGGGACCACCGGGGACCGCGCCTTCTCCTTGAAATGCGCCGAACTGATATTTGAAAAATCCCTTGCCGACCATTCCCCAGATCGCGGCGCCGTCATCCCGTCCCGCAAAGATCGCCGGATATCCTAACGCAACGAGGGGATAGTCCCAGGAGTTGAGGTAGAAGGGGCCGCTTAAATTCGACCGGTCGCTCGGGGGGAGAAAACGGCCGACCCAGACATTAAAATAGTCGTTAAACCCGAACTTCACGACCGCATCCAGGATACGAATGCTCTCGGTGGCGGTCGTCGGCCCTGTCTGCTCGGTTTCGGTATTCAATTCAAAAGTGATTAATTCATGGAGCTGCCCACTCATATAGATACGGGCATCGTTGAGGGTAAAATCTTTCGACCGACTCTTCCCATCGGGAGCCGCATCTTCGACCATATTAAAGCTGGTCCGCAACCCGACCCCGATGCTGATCGAATGCGAATCGTCGATTTTGATGGTTCCCCCCGCGTGGGCGACCGACCGACCGATGATCATCAACAAGAAAAAGGTGCCTACCACTCCCGAGAGAAGTTGCCCAAGCCGGCTTCGGATCATTTCGATTTTCCCTCCATTCCGTTGAAGTTATTGTTATAGAATCTCGCTTTAGAAAATAAAAAAGGTGCATCACCCGAATGGGATGAGGCACCTTGCCTTCGCAGAAGATTACTCCTTCGTAATCGACCGCTCGTTTTAGGTAGGTTGCAATTGCTATACCTATCTGGGAGTAGACGGGCCGACCGATCCAGAAAACAACTGATTCCCTTTAAACGCGCCGCTTCCCTTTGCTGATGAATGTTTCAAGTTATTCACGAATCTTTCCATAAAAAACCGATCGGAGGGTTAAAAATGGATCAAAGACGACTGTTTTGTCGTTAATAAGACAATTGCGTCGGGCATTGTTTCCCGTTCTTGTAACCTCAATTACCAACGCGTGTCCGATCGGCACCGGTGGTCGCCGGTATCTCCAGCATTCAGATCAACGCGGGTTCTCCTTGACCCTCTGCCGCCGCTGTGTTATGGTGCTTCCATTTTGACTTCCTTTTTCAAATATGTTATCCAGAAGTGAAAACCGATGCCTTCGCAGGCTTTTTTAGAAATCGAGGGGCTGACGAAGACCTTCGACGGTCTCAAGGCGCTCGAAGGGATCGCCCTCTCGGTCGAGGCGGGGAAGGTCACCAGCCTCATCGGGCCAAACGGCGCGGGGAAGACGACTTTTTTTAACTGCGTCACCGGATTGATCTCGCCGACCTCGGGCACCATCCTCTTTCGGGGGACGCCGATCACCTCTCTCAAGCCCCACGAGATTACCCGCCTCGGCGTGGCGAGAACGTTCCAGAACATCCGTCTCTTCTCGGAGATGACGGTGTTGGAGAATGTCATGATCGGGCGGTATCTACGAAGCGCCCCTCCCCTCTTCGGAACCTTTTTGGGAGCGCTTCTGCAGAGCCGCCTTTTTCGGGAAAAGGAGCGGCGGCTCCGGGAGGAGGGACGCCGTTTTCTTGATTTCGTCGGCCTGGCCGATCGGCATCGGCTGACGGCCCGCCATCTCGCATACGGGGATCAACGGCGCCTGGAGATTGCTCGCGCGCTCGCCTCAGAGCCAAGCCTGCTCCTGCTCGATGAGCCGGCCGCCGGGATGAATCCGCGCGAAACCGAGGCGCTGATGGCGCTCATCCGACAGATCCGCGATCAGGGGATGACCCTCTTCTTGATCGAGCACAACATGAAGCTGGTCATGAAGATCTCCGACCGGATTTTCGTATTGGACCACGGCGTAAAGATCGCTGAAGGGACCGCGACGGAAATTCAAGGGAATCCAAAAGTGATTGAGGCCTATCTGGGGAAAACGGGAGCATAGATTGCGGAATTCGGAGTTCGAATTTTTTACATCGTTTCACTCCGCAATCCGCCATCCGAATTCCGCAATTGTTAGAGCATGCTCTCAATAGAAGACCTGCATGCGTCGTATGGCCCCGTATCGATCTTAAAGGGGATTTCCCTCCAGGTCGAGGCGGGCGAGGTGGTCGCCTTAATTGGGGCGAACGGCGCCGGCAAGACAACCACGCTGATGGCGATTTCCGGACTGGTCCCAAATCGGTCGGGCCGCATTACCTTTTGCGGGGAGGAGGTCTCAGCACTTCCCCCCCACCGGATCGTCGAAAGGGGGATCTGCCAGGTGCCGGAGGGACGGCGGATCTTTCCGAGGCTGTCGATTCAGGAAAATTTGGAGATGGGCGCCTATCTCCAGGTCGATCCAAATATTGTGGCGGAAGACCTGCGGCAGGTCTTCGCGCTTTTTCCCGTTTTGAAAGAGCGCCGGTTTCAACGGGGGGGGACCCTCAGCGGCGGGGAGCAGCAGATGCTGGCCATCGGCCGGGCGCTGATGTCCCGGCCGAAACTGCTTCTTCTCGATGAGCCTTCGCTTGGCCTTTCCCCCTTGATGGCGGAGAAAATTTTTGAGATGATTAAGGAGATCCGCCGGCAGGGAAAAACCATCCTTCTGGTTGAGCAGAACGCACATGCGGCTTTAAAGCTGGCCGACCGCGGCTATGTCATGGAAACCGGCCAGATCGTCCTCACAGATCAGGCATTGCATCTCCTGGAGAACCCCCGGGTCCAATCGGCCTACTTGGGCGGCGGGCCTTCTCACTAAAAAGCGAAATGTCCAACACTCTGAGCGGATATCCTGAGGTCAATGATGAAAAGAACGCCTCTTTATGAGACGCATGTAAAATTAGGGGCCAAGATCGTCCCGTTCGCCGGCTGGCAGATGCCCCTCTCTTACACCGGCGTAACCGATGAGCATCGGGCGGTCCGCTCGGCGGCCGGCCTTTTTGATATCAGCCATATGGGACGATTCGAGCTCTCCGGAAAGGGGGCGGAAGCCTATTTGGAGCAGACCACCCCCGGTCCCATTCATAAGATGCAGCGGGGAAGCGCTCAATATTCAATGTTGCTCAATGAGCGGGGGGGGATTTTAGACGATATCTACCTCTATAAACGGGGGACCGACCGCTTTTACGTCATCGTGAATGCGGCGAATATGGATAAAGATTTTAAGTGGATGACCAAACATCTCCCGCCCGGCCTCACCCTTCAGAACGTCAGCAGCGAAACCGCCATGTTGGCGCTGCAGGGGCCGAAGTCATGGGAAGCGCTGGTTCAAATCATCCCGTTCGGTAAGAGCGAGATCGCACTGCGCAATTTCATCGAGACCGAGTTGGTTCCGGCCCGGGGCGCCAAGGCGCTGATCGCTCGAACCGGCTATACCGGCGAGAAGGGATATGAGCTGGTCGTTCCGGCAGAAGTCGCTGAAACGGTCTGGAACGCGCTTCTGGAGGCGGGAAAGCCGGAGCGAATCCAGCCGGCCGGATTGGGTTCACGGGATACCTTGCGCCTGGAAATGGGCTATCCCCTCTATGGGCACGACATGAATGATGAGACGACCCCGATTGAAGCCGACCTGGAACGGTTTATCGATTTTGAAAAAGAGTTCCTCGGGAAAGAGGCGCTCGTCGCACAGCGGAAAAAAGGGCCTCAGAAAAAACTGATCGGCTTTGAGCTGCTGACCGGTGGGGTTCCGCGGGAAGGTCACATGATCTATTCAGACCAGAAAGAGATCGGCAAAGTCTCCTCCGGCAACTTCTCCCCCTCCCTGCGAAAAGGGATCGGCATGGGCTATGTCGATCCGCGTTATGGAGATGAGGGGAGCGAAGTGTTGATCGACATCCGGGGGAACGCCGCACCGGCAACGATTGTCAAACGGCCTTTTTATAAAAAGAAGAAATAAGCGTCGCGGCTGACTGAAACAGAGCGCGACTGCATCGTCCGTTATTTCCGCGAAAGCGGGAATCCAGAAGTCACTCGGCTGAAAAACACTGGATGCCCGATAGCGCATTTCGGGAATGACGAAATAAATAAATGGAGGCTTCATGGAATATATTCCGAAAACGGCGGCAGAAGAGACGGCAATGCTGCAGGAGATCGGCGTCACCTCGTTTGATCAGCTCTTGGAGATTCCCCAGCGGTTGCGGTTAAACCGCCCCCTGAATCTTCCCCCACCGCTCTCTCAGATGGAGCTGCGGCGGGAGATGGTCGAAATCAGCCGTAAGAACTTAGAGACCGGAACCACCCTCTCTTTTCTCGGCGGAGGAAGTTATGACCACTTCATCCCGAGCACCGTCGGCCATGTTCTCTCGAAATCGGAATTCTACACCTCTTACACCCCTTATCAGGCGGAGATGAGCCAAGGGCTGCTGCAGACGATTTATGAATATCAGACGATGATCTGCCAGCTGACCGGGATGGAGGTCTCCAACGCCTCCGTTTACGACGGCGCCTCTGCGCTGGCGGAGGGGGCGTTGATGGCGATGCGGGTCACGAAGCGGGGGAAGGTTGTGATCGCCCGGTCGGTTCACCCCCACTACCGCCAGGTGGTGAAGACCTATCTCTCCGGGCTCGCTTCGGCCCAGTTGAAAGAGGTTCCCTTCGAGGCCGGGACGACGGAGCTGAACCGTCTCGCCGAGAGGGTGGACGATCAAACCGCCGCGGTGTTGATTCAACATCCGAACTTCTTCGGCCAGTTGGAGGAGGTGGAGGAGATCGAGCGGCTGGCACACGCGCACGGAGCGCTTTTGGTCATGTCGGTCGATCCCATCTCGCTCGGCCTCTTGAAAACCCCCGGCGAATACAAGGCCGACATCGCCGTCGGGGAAGGTCAGCCGCTCGGAAATGCCATCGGCTACGGCGGCCCTTATGTCGGCTTTTTCACGACCCGGCGCGACTTCATCCGCCAGATGCCGGGGCGGGTTGTCGGGGCGACCACCGATGCGCAGGGAAGGCCCGGTTTCTGCCTGACCCTCCAGACGCGCGAGCAGCATATCCGGCGCGAGCGGGCGACCTCCAACATCTGCACCAATCAGGCGCTCAACGCATTGGCGGCTTCGGTCTACCTCGCCACGGTCGGCAAGGAAGGCCTCCGGGAGGTGGCGATGCTCTCCCTCGCGCACGCACATGCGGCGCAGGAGAAGATTGCGGCCCTCCCCGGCTTTGTCACCCCGTTCACCGCCCCTTTCTTCAAAGAGTTTGTCGTTCGCCTTCCGGCGCCGGCCTCGCGGGTCCTCAATAAGGCCCGCCGCGCCGGCGTGTTGGCCGGCATCGATCTCGGCGCATACTATCGGGAACTCAAAAATCACCTCTTGATCTGCGTCACGGAGAAGCAGACCATCGCGGAGATTGACCGTCTGATCGCAACCCTCCGAACCTTTGAGACCGGTCCATCGACAGAGGGATAATCATTCGCATGCACGCCGGAACAGGCAAGGCGTTCATGCAGGTCGGCATGCCCAGCATGCCCAGAGAGAGCAGGTAGGATCGATATGTTGGAGAGAGCCGCTTCACCTTCGGAACACCAGGCGTTTATCGCCTCTCAGGTCACTCAGATCACCGAGGAGCAGATCGTTCGTCACCTCGAAGCACTGGTCGGAGTTCGGCATCCGGTCACCGCGCCGGAAGCGCTTCGGGCGAGTGGGCTCTATCTCTCGGAACAGATGAAATCGTTCGGCCTCGATCTGCTGGAAGAGGAGATCGAGGGAGAGCGAAACGAGCGCTTCGTCAATCTGATCGGTCGGATGAGCGACGGCCGTGTCGACAAAAAGATCTTGGTTATCGGGGCGCACTACGACACCACTTCCGAATCGCCCGGCGCCGACGACAATGCGAGCGGCCTCGCCGCCTTGTTGGAGGTCGCCCGGCTCCTCGCCCCCCTTCGGGGAAAGATGACGGTGCAGTTCGTCGCCTTCTCATTGGAAGAGGAAGGCTTTCTCGGGAGCGATCACTACGCCCGGCAGGTCCGGAGAAACAAGGTGCCGCTCTGGGGAGCGATTATTCTCGAATGCGTCGGCTACACCGATGGGCGCGTCGGATCACAAACGGTCCCCCCCGGCCTTCCGATGAAATTGCCCGATCGGGGCGACTTCATCGGTCTCGTCGGGAACGCCCCGGCGGAGCCGATTCAAAAAGCGTTCGAAGTGGCCGTATCGACTTACTGTCCGGAGCTCCCCTGTATCAGTTTTCTCGTTCCCGGCAAGGGCGAGGCGATTCCCGACACACGGCGCTCCGACCATGTGCCGTTCTGGGATCGCGGCTACCGCGCGGTGATGCTGACCGACACCGCCGATTTTCGGAATCCGCATTATCACAAAAAGAGCGATCAATTAAAGACACTCGACATCCCCTTCATCACCCGGGTGGCGCGGTCGCTCGCGGCGACCGCCATCGAGCTGGCGGAGTTGAAGCAGGTATCGGAATGACGCGGGAAATCTACCGAGGGAAAATCGTCCACCTCTTCATCGAATCGGCCACCCTTCCGAACGGAAAGACCTTCGAGCTGGAGGTGGTTCGCCATCCGGGGGCCGCTGCGGTGGTTCCGCTCCTAGCAAACGGCAAGGTCGTCCTGATTTACCAATACCGTCACGCGGCCGGAGGTTATATCTATGAGGTCCCGGCGGGGAAGCTCGACAAGGGAGAAGCCCCGGAGGCGTGCGCGGCACGAGAGGTCGAGGAAGAGATCGGTTACCGGGTCGGCGCGCTGGAGAAGCTGACGACGATCTTCACCGCCCCGGGCTTTTGCGATGAGCAGATCCATCTTTTTCTCGCAACAGGGTTAACCCCTTCCGCCCAAGATCTGGGGGAAGATGAGGTTTTGCAAATTATCGAAATGCCTTTTGCGGAAGCGATGCAGAAGATTGAAGACCAGACGATCCGCGATGCGAAAAGCATCGTCGCCTTGGAGCTGGCTTACGGCCGCGCGAAAAAGCAGGGCTGGATTTAAAAGAACCACTTAGCGTTAGAAAATAGGAGGAAAAAGGGTGCCGGAGAAATTGATCTTTGAAAAGAGCGTGCCGGGACGGCGGGGTGCGACCTTCCCAACCGAAACGCTTCAGCATTTTTCGATCGACCAGGTCTTGCCGAAGAAATACCAACGCCAGATCCCGCTGCCGCTGCCGGAGGTGAGCGAGAACGAGCTGATGCGCCACTACACCCGTCTCTCTCACGAGAATTACGGCGTCGACACCGGCTTTTATCCGCTCGGCTCCTGCACGATGAAGTACAATCCAAAGATCAACGAGGATGTCGCCCGGCTCCCCGGCTTTGCGCAGATCCACCCGCTTCAGCCGGTCGAGACGGTTCAGGGCGCGCTGCAGCTGATGTATGAGCTGGAGCAGATGCTCGCCGAGATTGCCGGCATGGCCCGGGTCTCGCTCCAGCCGGTCGCCGGCGCACAGGGAGAGCTGATCGGAATGCTGACCACCCGCGCCTACCACCAAAAACAGGGACGGCAGCGATCGAAGGTGATCATCCCCGACTCGGCGCATGGGACCAATCCTGCCAGCGCGGCGCTCGCCGGCTACACGATCCAAACCGTTCACTCCAACGCCGACGGGCTGATCGATGTCGATGACCTGGCCAAAATGGTCGACCAGGAGACCGCCGCCTTCATGTTGACCAACCCAAACACGCTCGGCCTCTTCGAGCGGGAGATCGACAAGATCGTTGAGATCGTCCATGCCGCCGGGGCGTTGATGTACCTCGACGGCGCCAACCTCAATGCCCTTCTCGGTCTCACCCGGCCGGGCGACATGGGGTTCGACATCGTCCACTTCAACCTCCATAAAACCTTCTCCACCCCGCACGGCGGGGGGGGGCCGGGGGCCGGGCCGGTCGGCGTGGCGGAGGCGCTCATTCCTTTTCTCCCCGCTCCGACGATTGAGAAAAAGGGAGAGCAATATCTTCTCGATGCAAGGCGGCCGGAGTCGGTCGGCCGGATCCATGGCTTCTACGGCAATTTCGGGATTCTGGTCCGGGCCTATACCTACATCCGCCGCTTGGGCGCGCCGGGGCTTTCCGCGATCAGTCGGAACGCCATTCTCAACGCCAATTATCTCAAGAAACAGCTCGAGGGAGATTACCCGATCCCCTTCAACCGCCCCTGCATGCATGAGTTTGTTTTGTCTGCAAAGAAATTCCGGGAGAAGGGGGTGCATGCTTGGGATATCGCAAAGCGGCTGATCGATTACGGCTTTTATCCCCCGACCGTGAATTTCCCCTTGGTCATTGAAGAGGCCCTCATGATCGAGACCCCCGAGTCCGAGCCTCGCGAAAACCTC includes the following:
- the urtA gene encoding urea ABC transporter substrate-binding protein → MLNERKKGESRSGKQKYLRPAVWLLALALIGSAGTFAARKVADAAGEDKSPIKVGILHSLSGTMAISEQSIKDIMMMGIDEINAKGGVLGRKIEPVVEDPASNWDLFAEKAKKLLVQDKVPVIFGCWTSVSRKSVLPVVEKNNGLLFYPVQYEGEECSRNIVYTGAAVNQQAVPAVEYFLSKEGGEKKKFYLLGTDYVYPRTTNKILRAMLLKKGIAEKDIAEEYTPFHHQDYQTIVAKIKQFCAGGKAAVINTVNGDSNVPLFKELANTGVKAENCPVMSFSVAEDELRGLDTKPLVGHLAAWNYFQTVNTPENKDLIKRFKEYAKKNNLPGGDKRVVDDPMFWGYNGLFLWKAAVEKAGSTEVDAVLKAFPGIEIPTAAGKIVADKRNHHTAKPVYIGRILANGQFEVIWQSKGLVTPEPWSEFTYPDRQCDWGKGGKGSYDMKGGQKVFLDPAAAPIEPM
- a CDS encoding urease accessory protein UreD, which encodes MQGLLEITLKRDGERTGIGVLRQKAPLRMIRPFYPEGEEGPAHLYLLNTTAGVLEGDHLEISLQLEKGVHAVVLTPAATRVHTMPSGQAMQRTTLSVGPEAVLEYWAEPVLPYAGAAFRQETEIRLEEGTLLFYADLLGPGRLGRGESFEYRFYENQLRITDREGILVQEHFQLVPSERPLEEIGVMEGFSHLGTLYIVCPEEKRLPLLAAFRSVDGGDLFWGATLLSRRGLAVRALAHDTPTLHDFFLSSGIYFGGKSWEELSPRSGGTRATKQAGPGVY
- a CDS encoding ABC transporter ATP-binding protein, with the translated sequence MPSQAFLEIEGLTKTFDGLKALEGIALSVEAGKVTSLIGPNGAGKTTFFNCVTGLISPTSGTILFRGTPITSLKPHEITRLGVARTFQNIRLFSEMTVLENVMIGRYLRSAPPLFGTFLGALLQSRLFREKERRLREEGRRFLDFVGLADRHRLTARHLAYGDQRRLEIARALASEPSLLLLDEPAAGMNPRETEALMALIRQIRDQGMTLFLIEHNMKLVMKISDRIFVLDHGVKIAEGTATEIQGNPKVIEAYLGKTGA
- a CDS encoding ABC transporter ATP-binding protein, producing the protein MLSIEDLHASYGPVSILKGISLQVEAGEVVALIGANGAGKTTTLMAISGLVPNRSGRITFCGEEVSALPPHRIVERGICQVPEGRRIFPRLSIQENLEMGAYLQVDPNIVAEDLRQVFALFPVLKERRFQRGGTLSGGEQQMLAIGRALMSRPKLLLLDEPSLGLSPLMAEKIFEMIKEIRRQGKTILLVEQNAHAALKLADRGYVMETGQIVLTDQALHLLENPRVQSAYLGGGPSH
- the gcvT gene encoding glycine cleavage system aminomethyltransferase GcvT; the encoded protein is MMKRTPLYETHVKLGAKIVPFAGWQMPLSYTGVTDEHRAVRSAAGLFDISHMGRFELSGKGAEAYLEQTTPGPIHKMQRGSAQYSMLLNERGGILDDIYLYKRGTDRFYVIVNAANMDKDFKWMTKHLPPGLTLQNVSSETAMLALQGPKSWEALVQIIPFGKSEIALRNFIETELVPARGAKALIARTGYTGEKGYELVVPAEVAETVWNALLEAGKPERIQPAGLGSRDTLRLEMGYPLYGHDMNDETTPIEADLERFIDFEKEFLGKEALVAQRKKGPQKKLIGFELLTGGVPREGHMIYSDQKEIGKVSSGNFSPSLRKGIGMGYVDPRYGDEGSEVLIDIRGNAAPATIVKRPFYKKKK
- the gcvPA gene encoding aminomethyl-transferring glycine dehydrogenase subunit GcvPA, giving the protein MEYIPKTAAEETAMLQEIGVTSFDQLLEIPQRLRLNRPLNLPPPLSQMELRREMVEISRKNLETGTTLSFLGGGSYDHFIPSTVGHVLSKSEFYTSYTPYQAEMSQGLLQTIYEYQTMICQLTGMEVSNASVYDGASALAEGALMAMRVTKRGKVVIARSVHPHYRQVVKTYLSGLASAQLKEVPFEAGTTELNRLAERVDDQTAAVLIQHPNFFGQLEEVEEIERLAHAHGALLVMSVDPISLGLLKTPGEYKADIAVGEGQPLGNAIGYGGPYVGFFTTRRDFIRQMPGRVVGATTDAQGRPGFCLTLQTREQHIRRERATSNICTNQALNALAASVYLATVGKEGLREVAMLSLAHAHAAQEKIAALPGFVTPFTAPFFKEFVVRLPAPASRVLNKARRAGVLAGIDLGAYYRELKNHLLICVTEKQTIAEIDRLIATLRTFETGPSTEG
- a CDS encoding M28 family peptidase, with protein sequence MLERAASPSEHQAFIASQVTQITEEQIVRHLEALVGVRHPVTAPEALRASGLYLSEQMKSFGLDLLEEEIEGERNERFVNLIGRMSDGRVDKKILVIGAHYDTTSESPGADDNASGLAALLEVARLLAPLRGKMTVQFVAFSLEEEGFLGSDHYARQVRRNKVPLWGAIILECVGYTDGRVGSQTVPPGLPMKLPDRGDFIGLVGNAPAEPIQKAFEVAVSTYCPELPCISFLVPGKGEAIPDTRRSDHVPFWDRGYRAVMLTDTADFRNPHYHKKSDQLKTLDIPFITRVARSLAATAIELAELKQVSE
- a CDS encoding NUDIX hydrolase; translated protein: MTREIYRGKIVHLFIESATLPNGKTFELEVVRHPGAAAVVPLLANGKVVLIYQYRHAAGGYIYEVPAGKLDKGEAPEACAAREVEEEIGYRVGALEKLTTIFTAPGFCDEQIHLFLATGLTPSAQDLGEDEVLQIIEMPFAEAMQKIEDQTIRDAKSIVALELAYGRAKKQGWI
- the gcvPB gene encoding aminomethyl-transferring glycine dehydrogenase subunit GcvPB; the encoded protein is MPEKLIFEKSVPGRRGATFPTETLQHFSIDQVLPKKYQRQIPLPLPEVSENELMRHYTRLSHENYGVDTGFYPLGSCTMKYNPKINEDVARLPGFAQIHPLQPVETVQGALQLMYELEQMLAEIAGMARVSLQPVAGAQGELIGMLTTRAYHQKQGRQRSKVIIPDSAHGTNPASAALAGYTIQTVHSNADGLIDVDDLAKMVDQETAAFMLTNPNTLGLFEREIDKIVEIVHAAGALMYLDGANLNALLGLTRPGDMGFDIVHFNLHKTFSTPHGGGGPGAGPVGVAEALIPFLPAPTIEKKGEQYLLDARRPESVGRIHGFYGNFGILVRAYTYIRRLGAPGLSAISRNAILNANYLKKQLEGDYPIPFNRPCMHEFVLSAKKFREKGVHAWDIAKRLIDYGFYPPTVNFPLVIEEALMIETPESEPRENLDAFAEAMKAIRKEIDQDPSRVTGAPHTRPVGRMDEVQAAKRLDVRYQSK